From Wolbachia endosymbiont (group A) of Longitarsus flavicornis, the proteins below share one genomic window:
- a CDS encoding ankyrin repeat domain-containing protein, whose amino-acid sequence MFKIQYPIDHLKKGGINSKITESSGKIQYIEQAKEFSQLKRYRRSDVDSESGSQVKRIDVPGDGSCLFWSVTMAYLIPVRNDDDLFRQRYEVLFGNEGAVIQNLDLIRNLVRNLSTANYDDTFANLVRNVFRNRVVDYIRDHENEFRDFVEGNFDNYLENMRKPNAWGGEPEIKAMSEMLRARISVSGATESRYENGNTQIQLFHVGAPGKRNHYNFGLERGNVDNDVELAKGLKKVMGKGRPQDFELIQLLIEEAGKGVGISRQDEDFKSFEPRFQSFVDQVPSYLHSVEKAGFFTHFFLGSFSTLLDTGIAEKLNIKKIYFSFDTSKTLKVAIVKNGQIGNAEDAINNIDLFSISEGKRGHQFTVNELESILRNNIDRSKIRDRNVEQNIKNEIQDRIKSRLVQIYKGKDGIFVNMEVKEILDSPAGKEFHEVEKGIWNNPEGDIAKLSDSDAQTVSRSLKKVLEKINNVHSEYVESVVYDNSAREAAHHGFMVGVFMNFHYRYNLRVYPEQFAGRGYADIILLARGPDRALNSIPIIIELKAGAGPNATPDKALQQAERYAQGFQPNVMRVLTTADEILCVGVNLDSSSPISNIGGSSREGRVIPLFQDILKSADDWDTQEIYTNALKKRIKNNMERIYHTFPGTPEKGDNHYFSRFLLGQLLLLSEDSGTSLKKYIFIYGGNIPTEVHPNLRRLRRPAAERARERLSANLDASHAVVTMVLIPENTEKLVYVINIIEANRKDVLNMLNEVLPLDRLNREIGNREIVELNLNFDTRYKSDFKRYLTIWAEKYNSLQEYNNGDNRFQGTFKEVPYPNELKETFDRALDIQSLSIGGYSRLLEKIGEGIFPFKSLVNKEAHFQGILNGVFSYYSDLKLQESPETRALVLTEFQTGRGERIDMLVHGIKFVAQGGNAEEYTPIGLELKTSRQGKGAKALLREANDQINEEYKEGVTYKTLTDGDEVKFIGVVFDKGSNNPNKLILTSRTAKEGFIPIGVVHSSVHMLPTVGQCSKGEKREPSSPEYPPSKKPRRERSVNMACKDSFDEEEITEEEKEQRIKELFNADKVAERVKNIEFYDQLFKVSERISRGETIDQNVEEAFIAKVKNIDLSSIDPEIRDIVKEMKDNIENKEEMKNILRRSGVAEKIGKVAEGAGLAFTVFLVGKHIANGDVEGLGYDALNLWVMPKIGEKISGKILELGTKLDSQMLKGFAPVMGRAIGNFAAFLGLAESIKARQNAIDPVDIKIADLNIATNSIFISADVPAVVTETMSVAGLETGVIGEFAGPVGAGISVAAIIISQFAEAKLEVEKLEEHINLTDQEKHDFYWDFFLGKKVPDYIENDIEAENIYKQYISNVINKFRDRYDRIAMTLPTILESKGVYNACHLRRVGNKIASGGYYKNECRDGSESYSMTLDSSIQTHIKYPLQLDGTVSRLVPIIDEYNVVCGPISNDISFKVYNRTTKGEEYSASYTRTVTTTKTKFFFKNFPSACSNIIIYERKSSRGYGHIYYITSQNTFIDVTSNYTIDVIFNGNNILLNSYGIDNQGSSAQNRYYFTNQLSNCDVHKQGTNFFYIAKDNFVCNLGGSSIGQNNIVVTRGNFTDSENIYSIIGSDKANHIEVSHADYVDGKGGNDVITAKNFTTIKGYFGDSIHGKGLVLLPINFNDIGNITHINNITTIYNKSRAFISVDKQTLVKTADGLFVTPTKVDDKTGVVTNLHVTKSISGDVVLDDELDNLRKIDNSNFNITKQLSSANYHSTIGSSSNHIFYPDKEHHNFYWEAPSNISHLYLFDNRNANITIAQANGILDFSQLNCTLDDIPFIENNKGEIKINKNGLNVTLLPDYKDVTVTFDGQEYYKLQNGELERDYCSHSLKIDGRFSVNGTDLLNHHNCFVFDSDKVLFLKLNNDLLLLSDRGALSISDYYSSVHKNWDLSVGLNNRIIEPEEFGERADEFSSFRYYQPDEQGLQIYHNQPINKNDIGLVDLKDKSILDCDMKVMNDTLLLSHKNNTLVKVENWNTYQPAREMMFAFNDTMVSNSKCIASTCNSEDVIVELNKEKAVLSTEQLFNAVRQNNLSEVDNLLSMGADVNIRDRRNWTPLHCAADNDNKLDISRAILNRNADIEARTNVGETPLHIANAYGQLKIIELLIDKGASLEAKTNDGLTPLHVAIQHNSATPEIIEFLLNKGVNIEAKTKDDWTPLHYAVFKDRLDIVKVLSSRGANIEAKNKDGKTPLDLAIQGNYTDIVGFLKQTQLDKKLLTAIENGDLPEVRKFVSQGASVNAIEVGIFGRKPIHIAAEKNYKDIIEFLLGKGVSVDDTSNYGWTPLHYTASKGCLEVAKFLVDKGANINPQNVYGREPIHIAAEHDNKNIIELLLNKGVSVNEVDKDGWMPLHWASWNGHLDIIEYLVGKGANINTKDRNGKMPLDIARDKGHDNVVEYLQQTQLSLDKQLFTAVQDGSLNKVQDLVSRGANLDAIDIHDATDDNNHGWTPILYAAKGSKWDIVKFLIVRGAKFNNEITYQGTPLHFAVQKNDLGMVQFLLNKGAKVESEDSYNRKPLHLAAEVSGLNIMKLLLGNGANVDAIDMYRQTPLYFAIDKDKSDVVKLLLDSGANVDVVDVNGQTPLYLAKQERHAGIVKILEQAKLNQELLTVTKIGDLSKVKDSVKQGADINAEDKDGNTPLHNAASKGYLNVVKYLIEKGANLEAKDHDGRTPIYDASWNGHLDIVKCLIEKGVNVNATDKNGWTPLHWAASKGNLEIAKSLIEKGADINAKNIYGKKPIHRAAEKNYETVIELLLSKGANGVP is encoded by the coding sequence ATGTTCAAGATACAGTATCCAATAGATCATCTAAAAAAAGGAGGCATTAATTCAAAAATTACCGAATCATCGGGTAAAATACAATATATAGAGCAAGCTAAAGAATTTTCTCAACTTAAGCGTTATCGTAGATCTGATGTTGATTCCGAAAGTGGAAGTCAGGTTAAGAGAATCGATGTTCCAGGAGATGGTAGTTGCTTGTTTTGGTCTGTTACTATGGCTTACTTAATACCTGTCAGAAACGACGATGATTTATTTCGACAAAGGTATGAAGTACTATTTGGAAATGAAGGAGCTGTAATTCAAAATTTAGATCTTATTAGGAATTTGGTAAGGAATTTAAGTACTGCCAATTATGATGATACATTTGCAAACTTAGTAAGAAATGTGTTTCGCAACCGAGTAGTTGATTATATACGTGATCATGAAAATGAGTTCAGAGATTTTGTTGAAGGTAATTTTGATAATTACTTAGAGAACATGCGGAAACCTAATGCTTGGGGAGGTGAACCTGAAATAAAAGCAATGAGTGAAATGCTCAGAGCAAGGATTAGTGTTTCTGGTGCAACTGAAAGTCGATATGAAAATGGAAATACTCAAATACAGTTATTTCATGTTGGCGCACCAGGTAAACGAAATCATTATAACTTTGGTCTTGAGAGAGGTAATGTTGATAATGATGTAGAGCTTGCGAAAGGTTTAAAAAAAGTCATGGGTAAAGGAAGACCACAAGATTTTGAATTAATACAGTTATTAATAGAGGAAGCAGGTAAAGGAGTTGGTATAAGCCGGCAAGATGAGGACTTTAAATCTTTTGAACCGAGATTTCAGTCATTTGTGGATCAGGTTCCATCTTATTTACACTCTGTAGAAAAAGCAGGATTTTTTACGCACTTCTTCTTAGGGAGCTTTTCTACTTTGCTGGATACAGGGATTGCAGAAAAGTTAAATATTAAAAAGATTTATTTTAGTTTTGATACCTCGAAAACTTTAAAAGTAGCTATTGTCAAAAATGGTCAAATTGGAAATGCTGAAGACGCTATTAATAATATAGATTTATTTTCCATTTCAGAAGGTAAGCGTGGCCATCAGTTTACTGTTAATGAGTTGGAGAGCATATTAAGAAATAATATAGATAGGAGTAAGATTAGAGATCGGAACGTTGAGCAAAATATTAAGAATGAAATTCAAGATAGAATAAAATCCAGATTAGTACAGATCTACAAAGGAAAGGATGGAATTTTTGTTAATATGGAAGTTAAAGAGATACTTGATTCCCCTGCTGGTAAAGAATTTCATGAAGTAGAGAAAGGAATATGGAATAATCCCGAAGGTGATATAGCGAAGCTATCTGATTCTGATGCGCAAACAGTTAGCAGGTCTTTAAAAAAAGTTCTTGAAAAAATTAATAACGTTCATTCTGAATATGTAGAATCAGTAGTCTATGATAATAGTGCACGTGAAGCAGCACATCATGGATTTATGGTAGGCGTTTTCATGAATTTCCACTATAGGTATAATCTTAGAGTTTATCCAGAGCAATTTGCAGGAAGGGGTTATGCAGATATTATCCTGCTAGCTCGTGGTCCTGATCGTGCATTAAACTCTATTCCCATTATTATTGAATTAAAAGCAGGGGCAGGTCCTAATGCCACTCCAGATAAGGCTTTGCAACAAGCAGAGAGGTATGCACAAGGCTTCCAACCAAATGTTATGCGGGTTTTAACCACTGCGGACGAAATTTTATGTGTTGGTGTCAATCTTGATAGTTCATCTCCTATTTCTAATATCGGAGGGTCGAGCCGTGAGGGGAGAGTAATTCCTCTTTTTCAAGATATATTAAAGTCTGCTGATGATTGGGATACGCAAGAAATCTACACAAATGCGCTAAAAAAACGAATAAAAAATAATATGGAACGTATCTATCACACGTTTCCTGGTACACCGGAAAAGGGAGATAATCATTATTTTAGTAGGTTTTTACTAGGGCAATTGTTATTATTAAGTGAAGATTCAGGAACAAGTTTAAAAAAATACATTTTTATCTATGGAGGCAATATACCTACTGAAGTGCATCCTAATCTTCGTAGGCTTAGACGTCCAGCAGCTGAAAGAGCCAGAGAAAGACTATCGGCTAATCTTGATGCAAGCCATGCAGTTGTAACAATGGTGCTTATTCCAGAAAATACAGAGAAATTGGTTTATGTGATAAATATTATTGAAGCTAACAGAAAAGATGTTCTGAACATGCTAAATGAAGTGCTCCCTCTTGATAGATTAAATAGAGAAATAGGGAATAGGGAAATAGTTGAATTAAATCTTAATTTTGACACTAGATACAAGTCAGATTTTAAAAGATATCTTACTATTTGGGCTGAAAAATACAATTCTTTACAAGAGTACAACAACGGAGATAATAGATTTCAAGGTACTTTCAAAGAAGTTCCTTATCCTAATGAGTTAAAAGAAACATTCGATAGAGCATTAGATATTCAATCTTTATCAATAGGAGGATATAGTAGATTATTAGAAAAAATTGGAGAAGGAATATTCCCTTTTAAGAGCCTCGTTAATAAAGAAGCTCATTTCCAGGGAATATTGAATGGAGTATTTAGTTATTATAGCGACCTAAAATTACAAGAATCACCAGAAACTAGAGCATTAGTTTTAACTGAGTTTCAAACTGGTAGAGGGGAACGCATTGATATGCTAGTTCATGGTATTAAGTTTGTAGCTCAAGGTGGAAATGCTGAGGAGTACACTCCAATAGGATTAGAACTTAAGACATCAAGGCAGGGCAAAGGAGCTAAAGCTTTATTGAGGGAAGCAAATGATCAAATAAATGAAGAGTATAAAGAGGGCGTTACCTATAAAACACTCACAGATGGTGATGAGGTGAAATTTATCGGTGTTGTTTTCGATAAAGGATCTAATAATCCAAATAAACTTATTTTAACAAGTAGGACAGCTAAGGAAGGATTTATTCCTATTGGTGTAGTTCATAGTTCAGTTCATATGTTACCTACTGTAGGGCAGTGTTCTAAAGGAGAAAAAAGAGAACCTTCATCACCAGAGTATCCACCAAGTAAAAAACCAAGAAGAGAAAGAAGTGTAAATATGGCCTGCAAGGATTCGTTTGATGAAGAAGAGATTACAGAAGAGGAAAAAGAACAACGTATCAAAGAGTTGTTTAATGCTGACAAGGTAGCAGAAAGAGTAAAGAATATTGAGTTTTATGATCAGCTTTTCAAGGTTTCTGAGCGAATATCTAGAGGTGAAACTATAGACCAAAATGTTGAAGAAGCATTTATCGCAAAAGTTAAAAATATAGATCTAAGTTCAATAGATCCAGAGATTAGGGATATTGTGAAGGAGATGAAGGACAACATAGAAAATAAAGAAGAAATGAAAAATATCCTGAGAAGGTCTGGAGTAGCAGAAAAAATAGGGAAAGTAGCAGAAGGTGCAGGTCTTGCCTTTACGGTATTTTTAGTTGGTAAACATATAGCAAATGGAGATGTAGAAGGGCTAGGTTATGATGCATTAAATCTCTGGGTAATGCCAAAGATTGGTGAAAAGATCTCTGGAAAAATATTAGAGTTAGGAACAAAGCTTGATTCTCAGATGTTAAAAGGATTTGCCCCAGTTATGGGACGTGCTATAGGTAACTTTGCAGCATTTTTAGGGCTAGCAGAGTCAATAAAAGCAAGGCAGAATGCAATAGATCCTGTAGATATAAAGATTGCTGACTTAAACATAGCAACTAACTCCATCTTTATATCTGCAGATGTACCTGCAGTTGTTACTGAAACAATGTCAGTAGCAGGTTTAGAAACCGGGGTAATAGGAGAATTTGCTGGTCCAGTTGGTGCTGGTATCTCAGTTGCTGCTATTATCATATCACAATTTGCAGAAGCAAAGCTTGAGGTAGAAAAACTAGAAGAGCACATAAATCTTACAGATCAGGAAAAGCATGACTTTTATTGGGATTTCTTTCTTGGTAAAAAGGTACCAGATTATATAGAAAATGATATAGAAGCAGAAAACATTTATAAACAGTATATATCAAATGTTATAAATAAATTTAGAGATAGGTATGATAGAATAGCTATGACATTACCTACAATACTGGAATCCAAGGGAGTATATAATGCTTGTCATCTTAGGCGAGTTGGAAACAAAATTGCTTCAGGCGGCTATTACAAGAATGAATGTAGAGATGGTTCCGAATCATATAGTATGACTTTAGATTCTAGTATCCAAACACACATTAAGTATCCTTTGCAACTTGATGGTACTGTCTCAAGGTTAGTTCCTATTATAGATGAGTATAATGTGGTTTGTGGGCCTATTAGTAATGATATATCGTTCAAAGTATATAATCGAACAACAAAAGGTGAAGAGTATAGTGCTAGTTACACCAGAACAGTAACAACAACAAAAACAAAATTTTTTTTCAAGAATTTCCCGTCTGCCTGTAGTAACATAATTATATATGAGAGAAAAAGTTCCCGTGGATATGGGCATATATATTATATTACATCTCAAAATACTTTTATAGATGTAACTTCTAACTATACCATCGATGTTATTTTTAATGGTAATAATATACTACTTAATAGTTATGGAATCGATAATCAAGGATCTAGTGCACAGAATAGGTATTATTTTACAAATCAGTTAAGTAATTGTGATGTTCATAAACAAGGAACAAATTTCTTCTACATAGCAAAAGATAATTTTGTATGTAATTTAGGTGGATCTTCTATTGGACAAAATAATATAGTTGTAACGCGAGGTAATTTTACAGATTCAGAGAATATATATTCTATTATTGGCAGTGATAAAGCTAATCATATAGAAGTTTCTCATGCGGATTATGTAGATGGTAAGGGTGGAAATGATGTAATAACAGCAAAAAACTTTACTACAATAAAGGGTTATTTTGGTGATTCCATTCATGGAAAAGGTTTAGTATTATTACCGATAAATTTTAATGATATAGGTAACATAACACACATTAACAATATAACAACCATCTATAATAAAAGTAGAGCTTTTATAAGTGTAGATAAACAAACATTGGTAAAAACAGCAGATGGTTTATTTGTAACACCAACAAAAGTAGATGATAAGACTGGCGTAGTAACAAACTTGCATGTGACAAAAAGCATAAGTGGTGATGTTGTGTTAGATGATGAGTTGGATAATTTACGGAAGATAGATAATTCAAACTTTAATATTACAAAGCAATTATCAAGTGCCAATTATCATAGCACTATAGGTAGTTCCAGTAATCATATTTTTTATCCTGATAAAGAACATCATAATTTTTACTGGGAAGCTCCAAGCAATATAAGTCATCTTTATCTTTTCGATAATAGAAACGCTAATATTACAATTGCTCAAGCAAATGGTATATTGGATTTTAGCCAATTAAATTGTACATTAGATGATATACCATTTATAGAAAATAATAAAGGAGAAATAAAGATTAATAAAAATGGCCTAAATGTAACCTTGCTACCAGATTATAAAGATGTCACAGTTACATTTGATGGGCAAGAATATTACAAACTTCAGAATGGAGAATTAGAGCGAGATTATTGCTCTCATAGCTTGAAAATAGATGGAAGATTTAGTGTTAATGGTACTGACCTTTTAAATCATCATAATTGTTTTGTATTTGACTCAGATAAAGTGCTTTTTTTGAAACTAAATAATGATTTGCTGTTGTTATCAGATAGAGGGGCATTATCAATATCGGATTACTATTCTTCTGTTCATAAAAACTGGGATTTATCTGTAGGACTGAACAATAGAATTATAGAACCAGAAGAATTTGGAGAAAGAGCTGATGAATTTAGTTCTTTCAGATATTACCAACCAGATGAGCAAGGGTTACAGATTTATCATAATCAACCTATTAACAAGAATGATATTGGTTTAGTTGATTTGAAAGATAAGTCTATATTAGATTGCGATATGAAAGTTATGAATGATACCTTATTGCTATCACATAAAAATAACACTCTTGTAAAAGTAGAGAACTGGAATACTTATCAACCAGCAAGAGAAATGATGTTTGCTTTCAATGATACAATGGTTTCTAACTCAAAATGTATAGCTTCTACTTGTAATTCAGAAGATGTTATAGTGGAGCTTAATAAAGAAAAAGCAGTTCTATCGACAGAGCAGCTGTTTAATGCTGTGAGACAAAATAATCTTAGTGAAGTTGATAATCTTCTTAGTATGGGTGCAGATGTTAATATTAGAGATAGACGTAATTGGACACCTTTGCACTGTGCTGCCGACAATGATAATAAGCTTGATATATCTAGGGCAATTTTAAATCGAAATGCTGATATTGAGGCTAGAACTAACGTTGGTGAAACACCTTTACATATAGCAAATGCTTATGGTCAATTGAAAATAATTGAGCTTCTTATAGATAAAGGGGCTAGCCTTGAAGCTAAAACTAATGATGGTTTAACGCCTTTGCATGTGGCTATTCAGCATAATAGTGCTACACCTGAAATAATTGAGTTTCTTCTTAATAAAGGTGTTAATATTGAAGCTAAAACGAAAGATGACTGGACACCTTTACATTATGCAGTTTTCAAAGACAGGCTTGATATAGTTAAAGTACTTTCAAGTCGAGGGGCTAACATTGAAGCTAAAAATAAAGATGGAAAAACACCCTTAGACTTAGCTATTCAAGGTAATTACACAGATATAGTAGGGTTTTTAAAACAAACACAATTAGACAAAAAATTATTGACTGCTATAGAAAATGGAGATCTTCCTGAAGTCAGGAAATTTGTTAGTCAGGGTGCTAGTGTTAATGCTATAGAAGTGGGCATTTTTGGTAGGAAACCTATACACATTGCTGCTGAAAAAAATTACAAAGATATTATAGAGTTCCTTCTCGGTAAGGGGGTAAGCGTTGATGATACCAGTAACTATGGTTGGACACCGCTACATTATACAGCGTCGAAAGGCTGTTTAGAAGTTGCAAAGTTTCTCGTTGACAAAGGGGCTAATATTAATCCTCAAAATGTTTATGGCAGAGAGCCTATACACATTGCTGCTGAGCACGATAATAAAAATATTATAGAACTTCTTCTTAATAAAGGAGTAAGTGTTAATGAGGTTGACAAAGACGGCTGGATGCCTCTGCACTGGGCTTCTTGGAATGGCCATCTTGATATAATAGAATACCTTGTAGGTAAGGGAGCCAATATCAATACTAAAGATAGGAATGGTAAAATGCCGCTAGATATTGCTAGAGATAAGGGACATGATAATGTTGTAGAATACTTACAACAAACACAATTAAGTCTAGATAAGCAATTGTTTACTGCAGTACAAGATGGTAGTCTTAATAAAGTTCAAGATCTTGTAAGTCGAGGTGCTAACTTAGATGCTATAGATATTCATGACGCTACGGATGACAATAATCATGGCTGGACGCCTATACTCTATGCTGCTAAAGGAAGTAAATGGGATATAGTAAAATTCCTTATAGTTCGTGGTGCTAAGTTTAATAATGAAATAACGTATCAAGGAACACCTTTGCATTTTGCGGTTCAAAAAAATGATTTGGGTATGGTTCAATTTCTTCTTAATAAAGGTGCTAAAGTTGAGTCTGAGGACAGCTATAATCGTAAACCTTTGCATCTTGCTGCTGAAGTAAGCGGATTAAATATAATGAAGCTTCTTCTGGGTAATGGCGCTAATGTTGATGCTATAGATATGTATCGTCAAACACCTTTGTATTTTGCTATTGATAAAGATAAATCAGACGTAGTGAAGCTTCTCCTTGACAGTGGTGCTAATGTTGATGTCGTAGATGTGAATGGCCAGACACCTTTATATTTAGCTAAACAAGAAAGGCATGCGGGTATAGTAAAAATTTTAGAACAAGCCAAATTGAATCAAGAATTGTTGACTGTTACGAAAATTGGGGATCTTAGTAAAGTGAAAGATTCTGTTAAGCAAGGAGCTGATATTAATGCTGAAGACAAAGATGGTAACACTCCTTTACACAATGCTGCATCGAAAGGTTACTTAAATGTAGTTAAATATCTTATTGAGAAAGGTGCTAATTTAGAGGCTAAAGATCATGATGGTAGAACCCCTATATATGATGCTTCCTGGAATGGTCATTTAGATATAGTAAAGTGTCTTATTGAAAAAGGTGTTAATGTTAATGCTACCGATAAAAATGGTTGGACACCATTACATTGGGCTGCATCAAAAGGCAATTTAGAGATTGCAAAATCTTTAATAGAAAAAGGTGCTGATATTAATGCTAAAAATATTTATGGTAAGAAACCTATACATCGTGCTGCTGAAAAAAATTATGAAACCGTTATAGAGCTTTTGCTCAGCAAGGGAGCAAATGGTGTGCCGTAG
- the ltrA gene encoding group II intron reverse transcriptase/maturase has protein sequence MNKTKSFDIPKQLICRAYKQVSKNKGAAGVDEVSITKFEENLKDNLYKLWNRMSSGSYFPEPVKAVAIPKDTGGQRILCVPSVFDRIGQTAAAMYLEPLVEPKFHEDSYGYRPNKSALDAVDTARKRCWRYDWTIDLDISGFFDNLDHGLALQAIKKHTDCKWVILYVERWMKAPIQQADGSKVVRDKGVPQGGSVSPIISNIFMHHVFDIWMKKNYPTVPFERYVDDAIVHCRTEKQAEFVKVMIEERLAEYKLKLHPEKTQIVYCKDDNRSGEFPKQSFNFLGYTFRPRLARNKIGKYFVSFLPAISNKAKKKITTTIRSWKMLRNTHITLEEISGKVNPIVRGWYQYYGKFYRTEVYKSLKNIERHLEKWVKRKYKRLRSHGRLARQFLGKVRKRSPDIFYHWTLGLGQKAE, from the coding sequence ATGAATAAAACAAAGTCTTTTGATATACCAAAGCAACTTATTTGTAGGGCTTATAAACAAGTATCGAAAAATAAAGGTGCGGCTGGTGTGGATGAGGTTTCGATAACAAAGTTTGAAGAAAATCTAAAAGATAATCTGTACAAACTATGGAATAGGATGTCATCCGGAAGTTATTTTCCAGAGCCGGTAAAAGCTGTTGCGATACCAAAAGATACAGGAGGGCAAAGAATTTTATGTGTTCCTTCAGTATTCGACAGGATAGGGCAAACGGCTGCTGCTATGTATCTAGAGCCGCTGGTAGAACCAAAATTTCATGAGGATTCATATGGTTATAGACCAAATAAGTCTGCACTGGATGCGGTAGATACAGCTCGTAAAAGATGCTGGAGGTACGATTGGACGATAGATCTTGATATATCTGGATTTTTCGACAATTTGGACCACGGCTTGGCATTGCAAGCTATCAAAAAGCACACAGACTGCAAATGGGTCATACTGTATGTTGAGAGGTGGATGAAAGCCCCCATTCAGCAAGCAGATGGCAGTAAGGTAGTTAGGGATAAAGGAGTTCCGCAAGGAGGTTCAGTTAGCCCAATCATCTCTAATATATTCATGCATCATGTGTTTGATATATGGATGAAAAAGAACTACCCGACAGTACCATTTGAGAGGTATGTGGATGATGCGATAGTGCACTGCAGAACAGAGAAACAGGCAGAGTTTGTGAAAGTAATGATCGAAGAAAGATTGGCTGAGTATAAGTTGAAATTGCATCCTGAAAAGACACAGATAGTGTACTGTAAGGATGACAATAGGAGTGGTGAATTTCCTAAACAAAGTTTTAATTTTCTGGGTTACACATTCAGACCCAGGTTAGCAAGAAATAAAATAGGGAAGTATTTTGTTTCATTTCTTCCAGCAATTAGCAACAAGGCCAAGAAAAAGATTACTACAACCATAAGGTCATGGAAAATGCTACGAAATACGCATATAACATTAGAGGAGATATCAGGAAAAGTAAATCCAATAGTCAGAGGCTGGTATCAGTACTATGGCAAATTTTACAGAACTGAAGTATACAAATCTCTAAAGAATATAGAGCGGCATCTAGAAAAGTGGGTGAAAAGGAAATATAAGAGACTCAGGAGTCACGGAAGACTAGCAAGACAATTTCTAGGAAAGGTGAGAAAGAGGTCTCCGGATATTTTCTATCACTGGACACTAGGGTTAGGCCAAAAGGCTGAATAA
- a CDS encoding ankyrin repeat domain-containing protein, whose translation MGKFHWSTLLNDTDKSGWTPLHWASQNGHLDVVKYLVNRGAEVNAKANDGKTPLDIAIEQKHNNVVEYLEKVKEERGEPLQRKRRHHHGDHSRHHLSRKPLAIDSSNQPEIAASSGTRPSSWINDLFGWVKSSIGGLLGSRAALPEKTFTQSSISQISAPIDVNGTIMLLDVLIRKATGQKYISTVDQSISPLEAQGYALNITKGFEKVVEQAGLKSGVSMHRLNIDYMGMQKEITRKVMSGKFNEISGILKLYVEKACPDEEAGKLSPKKFDKFIAQFNKGLLNQSIEQILHNRDGRLEVDDAKQMSLEPQSYLSNASVHSHSKVSTCLSEIGVTKLRGNLNR comes from the coding sequence GTGGGGAAGTTCCACTGGTCTACTCTCCTTAATGATACTGATAAAAGTGGTTGGACACCATTACATTGGGCTTCTCAGAATGGCCATTTGGATGTAGTAAAGTATCTTGTAAACAGAGGAGCAGAAGTTAATGCTAAAGCTAATGATGGCAAAACGCCGCTAGATATTGCTATTGAGCAAAAACATAATAATGTTGTAGAATATTTGGAAAAAGTTAAGGAAGAAAGAGGAGAACCTTTACAACGCAAACGCCGTCATCATCATGGAGATCATAGTCGTCATCACTTATCACGTAAACCTCTTGCTATAGATTCAAGTAATCAACCTGAGATAGCAGCAAGTAGTGGCACAAGACCATCTTCATGGATAAATGATTTATTTGGTTGGGTAAAGAGCTCTATAGGTGGGTTATTAGGTTCTAGAGCTGCTTTACCTGAGAAAACATTCACTCAAAGTTCAATCTCACAAATTAGTGCACCAATCGATGTAAATGGTACAATAATGTTACTTGACGTGCTCATTAGAAAAGCTACAGGTCAGAAGTACATTTCTACAGTAGATCAGTCTATATCTCCACTAGAAGCACAGGGCTATGCATTGAATATTACAAAGGGATTTGAGAAAGTAGTAGAGCAAGCTGGATTAAAAAGTGGTGTGTCAATGCATCGATTAAATATTGATTATATGGGAATGCAGAAAGAGATTACTAGAAAAGTCATGAGTGGTAAATTTAATGAAATTTCAGGGATTTTAAAATTGTATGTAGAGAAAGCATGTCCTGATGAAGAAGCTGGTAAATTAAGTCCGAAGAAATTTGACAAGTTTATAGCTCAATTTAATAAGGGTCTGCTAAATCAATCAATAGAGCAGATATTACACAACAGAGATGGTAGATTAGAAGTTGATGATGCAAAGCAAATGAGTTTAGAGCCTCAAAGTTATTTAAGTAATGCTTCAGTTCACAGCCATTCAAAAGTATCAACTTGTCTTTCTGAGATAGGAGTAACCAAGCTTAGAGGTAATCTCAATAGGTGA